The Leucobacter chromiiresistens nucleotide sequence TGGCGGCGGCCTTGTAGATTGATGGTGCGCTGGGGGGCCACGCCGAAACAGGAGCCCCGAATGCACCACTGGTCGCCCGCGCGAGACCGCACCGCGTCCCGCAGCCGTCAGCCGTTCGTCGACGAAGGCCTCGATTTCGACGAGGATCTGGCCTATGAGCAGGTGATGTCGAAGGTCGATCGGCCTGCTCCGCTGTCGAAGCGCGACGGGGTGATCATTCCGCCGGTGCTGTATCTTCCGGTGCGCGTGGACGAAGCGGGGCGGCCCGCGGCGGA carries:
- a CDS encoding SAV_915 family protein; protein product: MHHWSPARDRTASRSRQPFVDEGLDFDEDLAYEQVMSKVDRPAPLSKRDGVIIPPVLYLPVRVDEAGRPAAEVRMRGDGRHALLAFTALERLVAELGEEQGWVLMPVESLGEVRDAQPFDVVAFDPRVNRHARRGGGAR